In one window of Harpia harpyja isolate bHarHar1 chromosome 11, bHarHar1 primary haplotype, whole genome shotgun sequence DNA:
- the LOC128148186 gene encoding forkhead box protein D3-like — protein MGDTGPGGQRPPGASFTIEYLLSERGDGGPRSPSPPGRSPPPAPRPPPEPGDKPSQSYIALISTAILSSPEKKLLLSDIYQWIMDNYPYFKNKEKSWRNSVRHNLSLNECFVKAGRSDNGKGHFWAIHPANLEDFAKGDYHRRRAPATRSAG, from the exons ATGGGGGACACGGGGCCCGGGGGCCAGCGCCCACCCGGGGCCTCCTTCACCATCGAGTACCTGCTGTCGGAGCGGGGTGACGGGGGACcccgcagcccctctccccccggCCGgagccccccgccagccccccggcccccgccggagCCCGGGGACAAGCCATCGCAGTCCTACATCGCCCTCATCTCCACCGCCATCCTCTCCTCCCCGGAGAAGAAGCTGCTGCTTTCCGACATCTACCAGTGGATCATGGACAACTACCCCTACTTCAAGAACAAG GAGAAGAGCTGGCGCAACAGCGTCCGCCACAACCTCTCCCTTAACGAGTGCTTCGTCAAAGCCGGCCGCAGCGACAACGGCAAAGGCCACTTCTGGGCCATCCACCCCGCCAACCTGGAGGATTTCGCCAAAGGCGACTACCATCGCCGGCGGGCCCCGGCGACGCGGTCCGCAG GGTGA